The following proteins are co-located in the Tripterygium wilfordii isolate XIE 37 chromosome 2, ASM1340144v1, whole genome shotgun sequence genome:
- the LOC119981328 gene encoding double-stranded RNA-binding protein 2-like, whose protein sequence is MYKNQLQELAQRSCFNLPSYTCIREGPDHAPRFKATVNFNGEIFESPHYCTTLRQAEHSAAEVALNSLSNRGPSHSLAARILDETGVYKNLLQEIAQRVGAPLPQYTTFRSGLGHLPVFTGKVELAGITFTGEPAKNKKQAEKNSAMAAWTSLKQLAKEAAASSSSEVENNDELEQITIARALLNYRLKEKIAMGNSSNGPLPFSRKFPVQSPRPTSPQPPPALTSKILPLICPRTAPRSRSSSTTANDRHVSSLHLPTQDVRGIRPQKFPAVGAAPYVPILQARTSCHGVAPPVTIRTAVPVFSAPPLPPPSALPHQAMRPAPVRIAPPVNIRHAVPAYAAPISRKEDTQSIQKDDPQPTKVEETKLPSTPDVTAKAEEAPATIPTAIPSIPPAQVGETKSATRNNQRESESATGDKRLESQTVHSLEKLKI, encoded by the exons ATGTATAAGAACCAGCTGCAGGAGCTGGCGCAGCGGAGCTGCTTCAACCTGCCTTCGTACACCTGTATAAGGGAGGGTCCGGACCACGCGCCGCGGTTCAAGGCTACTGTGAACTTCAATGGGGAGATCTTTGAGAGTCCTCATTACTGCACTACTCTCCGACAGGCTGAGCACTCTGCCGCCGAGGTCGCTCTCAACTCCCTCTCCAATCGTGGCCCTTCTCACTCTCTCGCAGCTCGCATTCTG GATGAGACAGGGGTTTACAAGAACCTTTTACAGGAAATTGCACAACGAGTTGGTGCTCCATTGCCACAATACACAACATTCAGGTCAGGCCTTGGTCACCTTCCGGTATTTACAGGGAAAGTGGAATTGGCTGGAATCACATTCACTGGGGAACCTGCTAAGAATAAGAAACAAGCAGAGAAGAATTCGGCTATGGCAGCTTGGACATCTCTTAAACAAT TGGCAAAGGAAGCTGCTGCAAGTTCTTCATCTGAAGTGGAGAACAACGACGAGCTAGAACAGATCACTATTGCTCGGGCGTTGCTGAATTACCGATTGAAGGAAAAGATAGCAATGGGGAATTCCTCTAATGGCCCACTACCATTTTCAAGGAAATTTCCTGTTCAGAGTCCCAGACCTACAAGCCCACAGCCTCCCCCTGCTCTTACATCAAAAATCCTTCCACTAATATGCCCAAGGACAGCTCCTCGGTCAAGATCATCGTCAACAACAGCAAATGATAGGCATGTTTCGTCATTACATTTGCCCACTCAGGATGTCCGTGGGATTCGCCCTCAGAAGTTCCCTGCCGTTGGAGCAGCTCCATATGTTCCCATCCTACAAGCTAGGACTTCTTGCCATGGTGTTGCTCCTCCAGTGACCATAAGGACTGCTGTGCCTGTTTTCTCAGCACCTCCACTCCCGCCACCATCTGCCCTTCCTCATCAGGCAATGCGGCCTGCTCCTGTTCGAATTGCTCCACCTGTCAATATCAGGCACGCTGTGCCAGCATATGCTGCTCCAATTTCTAGAAAAGAAGATACTCAATCTATTCAAAAGGACGATCCTCAACCAACTAAAGTAGAAGAGACTAAGTTGCCAAGTACACCTGACGTCACAGCTAAAGCAGAAGAGGCTCCAGCGACCATTCCTACTGCTATTCCGAGCATACCTCCAGCTCAAGTGGGGGAAACCAAGAGTGCAACTAGAAACAACCAACGAGAATCTGAGAGCGCGACTGGAGACAAGCGGCTAGAATCTCAAACAGTGCACAGCCTGGAAAAACTCAAAATCTAA
- the LOC120017130 gene encoding homeobox-leucine zipper protein REVOLUTA-like isoform X2, translated as MAMAVAQHRESSSGSINKHLCVDTGKYVRYTAEQVEALERVYAECPKPSSLRRQQLIRECPILSNIEPKQIKVWFQNRRCREKQRKESSRLQTVNRKVSAMNKLLMEENDRLQKQVSQLVCENGYMRQQLQTASGATDASCDSAVTTPQQHSMRDSNNPAGLLSIAEETLAEFLSKATGTAVDWVQMPGMKPGPDSVGIFAISQRSGGVAVRACGLVSLEPTKIAEILKDRPSWFRDCRSLEVFTMFPAGNGGTIELIYTQTYAPTTMAPARDFWTLRYTTSLDNGSLVVCERSLSGSGAGPNAAAAAQFVRAEMLPSGYLIRPCDGGGSIIHIVDHLNLQAWSVPEVLRPLYESSKVVAQKMTIAALRYIRQIAQETSGEVVYGLGRQPAVLRSFSQRLSRGFNDAVNGFNDDGWSLMSSDGAEDVIIAVNTTKNLATSNPINSLSFLGGILCARASMLLQNVPPAVLVRFLREHRSEWADFNVDDYSATSLKACSYAYPGMRPTRFTGSQIIMPLGHTIEHEEMLEVIRLEGHSLAQEDAFVSRDIHLLQICGGVDENAVGACAELVFAPIDEMFPDDAPLLPSGFRIIPLDSKSDKMTSHRTLDLTSSLEVGPATNPSSGDGSTSQGMRSVLTIAFQFPFESGLQENVATMARQYVRSVISCVQRIAMAISPSGSSPAMGSKLSPGSPEALTLAQWICQSYSYYLGAELLRSGSPGGDSVLKHLWHHQDAILCCSLKSLPVFIFANQAGLDMLETTLVALQDITLDKIFDESGRKSLCADFAKLMQQGFTYLPSGICMSTMGRHVSYEQAIGWKVLAADENTVHCLAFSFVNWSFV; from the exons ATGGCTATGGCGGTGGCGCAGCACAGAGAGAGCAGCAGCGGGAGTATCAACAAGCACCTTTGCGTTGATACCGGGAAGTATGTGCGGTATACGGCCGAGCAGGTGGAGGCGCTTGAACGGGTCTATGCTGAGTGTCCCAAGCCGAGCTCTCTGCGTAGGCAGCAGTTGATCCGGGAATGTCCCATTCTTTCCAACATCGAGCCCAAGCAGATCAAAGTCTGGTTTCAAAACCGCAG GTGTCGAGAGAAGCAACGAAAGGAGTCTTCTAGGCTGCAGACTGTGAATCGGAAAGTGTCAGCAATGAACAAGTTGTTAATGGAGGAGAATGATCGACTGCAGAAGCAGGTGTCTCAATTGGTGTGCGAGAATGGCTATATGCGGCAACAATTGCAAACG GCGTCTGGGGCAACTGATGCAAGTTGTGATTCTGCAGTTACCACTCCTCAGCAGCATTCTATGAGAGACTCAAATAACCCTGCTGG acttctctccatagcggaggaGACCTTGGCAGAGTTCCTTTCAAAGGCTACAGGAACTGCTGTCGATTGGGTCCAGATGCCTGGGATGAAG CCTGGTCCGGATTCGGTTGGGATCTTTGCCATTTCACAGCGCAGTGGTGGAGTGGCAGTTCGAGCCTGCGGTCTTGTAAGTCTAGAGCCTACAAAG ATTGCGGAGATCCTAAAAGACCGTCCATCTTGGTTCCGGGACTGTCGGAGCCTTGAGGTTTTCACCATGTTTCCAGCAGGAAATGGTGGAACAATAGAACTTATATACACTCAG acatATGCTCCAACAACTATGGCTCCAGCAAGGGATTTCTGGACTCTGAGATACACTACAAGTTTAGACAATGGCAGCCTTGTG GTTTGTGAAAGATCTCTCTCCGGTTCCGGCGCTGGCCCTAATGCAGCTGCTGCTGCTCAGTTTGTGAGAGCCGAAATGCTTCCCAGTGGTTATTTAATTCGACCATGTGATGGTGGTGGCTCAATTATCCATATTGTTGACCATTTAAATCTGCAG GCTTGGAGTGTGCCTGAGGTGTTGCGACCTCTGTATGAATCATCAAAAGTAGTGGCCCAGAAGATGACAATTGCA GCATTACGTTACATTAGGCAAATAGCTCAGGAGACAAGTGGAGAGGTTGTGTATGGTTTGGGCAGGCAGCCTGCTGTTCTGAGAAGTTTTAGCCAAAGATTAAGCAG AGGTTTCAATGATGCTGTTAATGGGTTCAATGATGATGGCTGGTCATTAATGAGTTCTGATGGTGCTGAAGATGTAATAATTGCTGTTAATACAACCAAGAATTTGGCCACTTCTAACCCTATCAATTCTCTTTCATTCCTTGGAGGGATTCTTTGTGCAAGGGCTTCCATGCTGCTTCAG AATGTTCCTCCTGCAGTGCTAGTTCGCTTTTTAAGGGAGCATCGGTCAGAGTGGGCTGATTTCaatgttgatgactattctgcTACATCATTGAAGGCATGTTCATATGCCTATCCGGGTATGAGGCCCACAAGGTTTACTGGGAGCCAAATTATAATGCCACTTGGGCACACAATTGAACATGAAGAG ATGCTCGAAGTTATTCGACTAGAGGGTCATTCTCTGGCACAAGAAGATGCTTTTGTATCGAGAGATATTCATCTCTTGCAG ATTTGTGGTGGAGTTGATGAGAATGCTGTGGGAGCCTGTGCCGAGCTTGTTTTTGCCCCAATTGATGAAATGTTTCCAGATGATGCACCACTGCTACCATCTGGTTTCCGCATCATTCCACTGGATTCAAAATCA GATAAAATGACTTCGCATCGCACTCTTGATCTCACTTCCAGTCTTGAAGTAGGCCCTGCAACCAACCCATCTTCAGGAGATGGTTCCACGTCTCAGGGCATGCGATCTGTGCTAACAATTGCTTTCCAGTTCCCTTTTGAGAGTGGTCTACAAGAAAATGTTGCCACGATGGCACGCCAATATGTTCGAAGCGTGATTTCCTGTGTCCAGAGGATTGCCATGGCCATATCTCCATCAGGATCAAGCCCTGCTATGGGATCAAAGTTATCTCCAGGTTCACCAGAAGCTCTTACTTTAGCTCAATGGATCTGCCAGAGCTACAG TTACTATTTAGGCGCAGAGTTGCTGAGGTCCGGTTCTCCGGGTGGTGACTCAGTGTTGAAACATCTTTGGCATCACCAGGATGCTATTTTGTGCTGTTCATTGAAG TCGCTGCCAGTTTTCATCTTTGCCAACCAAGCAGGGCTTGACATGCTAGAGACTACACTAGTGGCTCTTCAAGACATCACACTGGATAAGATATTCGATGAGTCTGGCCGCAAATCATTATGTGCTGACTTTGCGAAGTTAATGCAACAG GGATTCACTTACCTGCCTTCTGGAATATGCATGTCGACAATGGGGCGCCATGTTTCATATGAACAAGCGATCGGATGGAAGGTCCTTGCTGCAGATGAGAACACTGTCCATTGTCTTGCCTTCTCATTTGTAAACTGGTCTTTTGTGTGA
- the LOC120017130 gene encoding homeobox-leucine zipper protein REVOLUTA-like isoform X1 — MAMAVAQHRESSSGSINKHLCVDTGKYVRYTAEQVEALERVYAECPKPSSLRRQQLIRECPILSNIEPKQIKVWFQNRRCREKQRKESSRLQTVNRKVSAMNKLLMEENDRLQKQVSQLVCENGYMRQQLQTASGATDASCDSAVTTPQQHSMRDSNNPAGLLSIAEETLAEFLSKATGTAVDWVQMPGMKPGPDSVGIFAISQRSGGVAVRACGLVSLEPTKIAEILKDRPSWFRDCRSLEVFTMFPAGNGGTIELIYTQTYAPTTMAPARDFWTLRYTTSLDNGSLVVCERSLSGSGAGPNAAAAAQFVRAEMLPSGYLIRPCDGGGSIIHIVDHLNLQAWSVPEVLRPLYESSKVVAQKMTIAALRYIRQIAQETSGEVVYGLGRQPAVLRSFSQRLSRGFNDAVNGFNDDGWSLMSSDGAEDVIIAVNTTKNLATSNPINSLSFLGGILCARASMLLQNVPPAVLVRFLREHRSEWADFNVDDYSATSLKACSYAYPGMRPTRFTGSQIIMPLGHTIEHEEMLEVIRLEGHSLAQEDAFVSRDIHLLQICGGVDENAVGACAELVFAPIDEMFPDDAPLLPSGFRIIPLDSKSGDGQDKMTSHRTLDLTSSLEVGPATNPSSGDGSTSQGMRSVLTIAFQFPFESGLQENVATMARQYVRSVISCVQRIAMAISPSGSSPAMGSKLSPGSPEALTLAQWICQSYSYYLGAELLRSGSPGGDSVLKHLWHHQDAILCCSLKSLPVFIFANQAGLDMLETTLVALQDITLDKIFDESGRKSLCADFAKLMQQGFTYLPSGICMSTMGRHVSYEQAIGWKVLAADENTVHCLAFSFVNWSFV; from the exons ATGGCTATGGCGGTGGCGCAGCACAGAGAGAGCAGCAGCGGGAGTATCAACAAGCACCTTTGCGTTGATACCGGGAAGTATGTGCGGTATACGGCCGAGCAGGTGGAGGCGCTTGAACGGGTCTATGCTGAGTGTCCCAAGCCGAGCTCTCTGCGTAGGCAGCAGTTGATCCGGGAATGTCCCATTCTTTCCAACATCGAGCCCAAGCAGATCAAAGTCTGGTTTCAAAACCGCAG GTGTCGAGAGAAGCAACGAAAGGAGTCTTCTAGGCTGCAGACTGTGAATCGGAAAGTGTCAGCAATGAACAAGTTGTTAATGGAGGAGAATGATCGACTGCAGAAGCAGGTGTCTCAATTGGTGTGCGAGAATGGCTATATGCGGCAACAATTGCAAACG GCGTCTGGGGCAACTGATGCAAGTTGTGATTCTGCAGTTACCACTCCTCAGCAGCATTCTATGAGAGACTCAAATAACCCTGCTGG acttctctccatagcggaggaGACCTTGGCAGAGTTCCTTTCAAAGGCTACAGGAACTGCTGTCGATTGGGTCCAGATGCCTGGGATGAAG CCTGGTCCGGATTCGGTTGGGATCTTTGCCATTTCACAGCGCAGTGGTGGAGTGGCAGTTCGAGCCTGCGGTCTTGTAAGTCTAGAGCCTACAAAG ATTGCGGAGATCCTAAAAGACCGTCCATCTTGGTTCCGGGACTGTCGGAGCCTTGAGGTTTTCACCATGTTTCCAGCAGGAAATGGTGGAACAATAGAACTTATATACACTCAG acatATGCTCCAACAACTATGGCTCCAGCAAGGGATTTCTGGACTCTGAGATACACTACAAGTTTAGACAATGGCAGCCTTGTG GTTTGTGAAAGATCTCTCTCCGGTTCCGGCGCTGGCCCTAATGCAGCTGCTGCTGCTCAGTTTGTGAGAGCCGAAATGCTTCCCAGTGGTTATTTAATTCGACCATGTGATGGTGGTGGCTCAATTATCCATATTGTTGACCATTTAAATCTGCAG GCTTGGAGTGTGCCTGAGGTGTTGCGACCTCTGTATGAATCATCAAAAGTAGTGGCCCAGAAGATGACAATTGCA GCATTACGTTACATTAGGCAAATAGCTCAGGAGACAAGTGGAGAGGTTGTGTATGGTTTGGGCAGGCAGCCTGCTGTTCTGAGAAGTTTTAGCCAAAGATTAAGCAG AGGTTTCAATGATGCTGTTAATGGGTTCAATGATGATGGCTGGTCATTAATGAGTTCTGATGGTGCTGAAGATGTAATAATTGCTGTTAATACAACCAAGAATTTGGCCACTTCTAACCCTATCAATTCTCTTTCATTCCTTGGAGGGATTCTTTGTGCAAGGGCTTCCATGCTGCTTCAG AATGTTCCTCCTGCAGTGCTAGTTCGCTTTTTAAGGGAGCATCGGTCAGAGTGGGCTGATTTCaatgttgatgactattctgcTACATCATTGAAGGCATGTTCATATGCCTATCCGGGTATGAGGCCCACAAGGTTTACTGGGAGCCAAATTATAATGCCACTTGGGCACACAATTGAACATGAAGAG ATGCTCGAAGTTATTCGACTAGAGGGTCATTCTCTGGCACAAGAAGATGCTTTTGTATCGAGAGATATTCATCTCTTGCAG ATTTGTGGTGGAGTTGATGAGAATGCTGTGGGAGCCTGTGCCGAGCTTGTTTTTGCCCCAATTGATGAAATGTTTCCAGATGATGCACCACTGCTACCATCTGGTTTCCGCATCATTCCACTGGATTCAAAATCA GGTGATGGCCAGGATAAAATGACTTCGCATCGCACTCTTGATCTCACTTCCAGTCTTGAAGTAGGCCCTGCAACCAACCCATCTTCAGGAGATGGTTCCACGTCTCAGGGCATGCGATCTGTGCTAACAATTGCTTTCCAGTTCCCTTTTGAGAGTGGTCTACAAGAAAATGTTGCCACGATGGCACGCCAATATGTTCGAAGCGTGATTTCCTGTGTCCAGAGGATTGCCATGGCCATATCTCCATCAGGATCAAGCCCTGCTATGGGATCAAAGTTATCTCCAGGTTCACCAGAAGCTCTTACTTTAGCTCAATGGATCTGCCAGAGCTACAG TTACTATTTAGGCGCAGAGTTGCTGAGGTCCGGTTCTCCGGGTGGTGACTCAGTGTTGAAACATCTTTGGCATCACCAGGATGCTATTTTGTGCTGTTCATTGAAG TCGCTGCCAGTTTTCATCTTTGCCAACCAAGCAGGGCTTGACATGCTAGAGACTACACTAGTGGCTCTTCAAGACATCACACTGGATAAGATATTCGATGAGTCTGGCCGCAAATCATTATGTGCTGACTTTGCGAAGTTAATGCAACAG GGATTCACTTACCTGCCTTCTGGAATATGCATGTCGACAATGGGGCGCCATGTTTCATATGAACAAGCGATCGGATGGAAGGTCCTTGCTGCAGATGAGAACACTGTCCATTGTCTTGCCTTCTCATTTGTAAACTGGTCTTTTGTGTGA